A single Pan troglodytes isolate AG18354 chromosome 19, NHGRI_mPanTro3-v2.0_pri, whole genome shotgun sequence DNA region contains:
- the USH1G gene encoding pre-mRNA splicing regulator USH1G isoform X2: protein MAAMKGHMECVRYLDSIAAKQSSLNPKLVGKLKDKAFREAERRIRECAKLQRKHHERMERRYRRELAERSDTLSFSSLTSSTLSRRLQHLALGSHLPYSQATLHGTARGKTKMQKKLERRKQGGEGTFKVSEDGRKSARSLSGLQLGSDVMFVRQGTYANPKEWGRAPLRDMFLSDEDSVSRATLAAEPAHSEVSTDSGHDSLFTRPGLGTMVFRRNYLSSGLHGLGREDGGLDGVGAPRGRLQSSPSLDDDSLGSANSLQDRSCGEELPWDELDLGLDEDLEPETSPLETFLASLHMEDFAALLRQEKIDLEALMLCSDLDLRSISVPLGPRKKILGAVRRRRQAMERPPALEDTEL from the exons ATGGCTGCCATGAAGGGCCACATGGAATGCGTGCGCTACCTGGACTCCATCGCGGCCAAGCAGAGCAGCCTCAACCCCAAGCTGGTGGGCAAGCTGAAGGACAAGGCCTTCCGCGAGGCGGAGCGGCGCATCCGCGAGTGCGCCAAGCTGCAGCGGAAGCACCACGAACGCATGGAGCGGCGATACCGGCGCGAGCTGGCCGAGCGTTCCGACACTCTCAGCTTCTCCAGTCTCACGTCCAGCACCCTGAGCCGCCGGCTGCAGCATCTGGCGCTGGGCAGCCACCTGCCGTACTCTCAGGCCACGCTGCACGGCACGGCCAGGGGCAAGACCAAGATGCAGAAGAAGCTGGAGCGGCGCAAGCAGGGCGGCGAAGGCACCTTCAAGGTGTCCGAGGATGGGCGCAAGAGCGCCCGCTCGCTCTCGGGCCTGCAGCTGGGCAGCGACGTGATGTTCGTGCGCCAGGGCACCTACGCCAATCCCAAGGAGTGGGGCCGAGCCCCGCTCCGGGACATGTTCCTCTCGGACGAGGACAGCGTCTCCCGTGCCACGCTGGCGGCCGAGCCTGCCCACTCGGAGGTCAGCACCGACTCAGGTCACGACTCCCTGTTTACCCGCCCCGGCCTGGGCACCATGGTGTTCCGCAGAAATTACTTGAGCAGTGGGCTGCACGGACTGGGCCGCGAGGATGGGGGTCTGGATGGGGTGGGAGCGCCGCGGGGTCGGCTGCAGAGCTCCCCCAGCCTGGACGATGACAGCCTGGGCAGTGCCAACAGCCTGCAGGACCGCAGCTGTGGGGAGGAGCTGCCCTGGGATGAGCTGGACTTAGGCTTGGACGAGGACCTGGAGCCCGAGACTAGCCCGCTGGAGACCTTCCTGGCCTCTCTGCACATGGAGGACTTTGCCGCCCTCCTGCGGCAGGAGAAGATCGACCTCGAGGCTTTGATGCTGTGCTCTGACCTCGACCTCCGCAGCATCAGCGTCCCACTGGGGCCCCGAAAGAAGATCTTGGGGGCCGTGAGGAGGCGGCGGCAGGCGATGGAGCGCCCGCCGGCCCTGGAGGACACAGAGCT ATAA